AAAACCGGTGTAATGATCAACTGATTCAACCGGTAAACCGGAGGCTTCAATTGTTTTATAGGTACCTCCTGTTGACAGTAACTTAATGCCTTGATTATTTAAGGCTTTGGCAACTTCTAAAATATTCGTCTTGTCCGATACACTCAGTAAAGCATACTGTGTCATTTATCCATCTTTCCTTTCTCAATCAAAGTTTGTAATGCGGCGGGGTATAAACGATGTTCTATGGCATGGATGGCTGCTTCTAGTTCTGCAAGCGTGGCTTCTTGGGGAATGGCTAAACTTTCTTGTGCGATAATTTCACCGGTATCAATACCGGCATCGACAAAATGAATGGTGACACCCGTTTGAGCAACGCCTGCTTCATAAGCATCTTGGATGCCGTGACGACCAGGAAATTCAGGTAAGAGTGAAGGATGAATATTAATAATCCGCTTAGGATAAGCCTCCAATAAAGTGTCCCCAATAATCCGCATAAAGCCGGCTAAGACAATTAAGTCTGTTTGATGGGCTTGTAAAAAGGCGAGTATGTGTTCTTCCCATGCTTGCCGATGAGGGCAGGCACTAGGTGGTAGAACTAATGTCGGTATTTGCGCTTGTTGAGCTTTATCAATCACGGCTGCTTGCGGATTATCACATACGAGACAAACGAGGGTTGCATCC
This window of the Fundicoccus culcitae genome carries:
- the purN gene encoding phosphoribosylglycinamide formyltransferase, whose protein sequence is MNIALFASGTGSNVQALITAVEEGRLDATLVCLVCDNPQAAVIDKAQQAQIPTLVLPPSACPHRQAWEEHILAFLQAHQTDLIVLAGFMRIIGDTLLEAYPKRIINIHPSLLPEFPGRHGIQDAYEAGVAQTGVTIHFVDAGIDTGEIIAQESLAIPQEATLAELEAAIHAIEHRLYPAALQTLIEKGKMDK